TTCGGTGGAGCAGATCCGCGACCTGCGCGAAGAGTGCCAGTACGCGCCCGCGCAGTGCACCTACAAGATCTACATCATCGACGAAGTGCACATGCTCTCGCAGGGTGCCTTTAACGCGCTGCTGAAGACGCTGGAGGAGCCGCCCGCGCACGTGAAGTTCATCTTTGCCACGACGGAGGCGCAGAAGGTGTTGGCGACGATCACCTCCCGTTGCCAGCGTTTCGAGTTTCGCCCCATCGCGCCAGAGTTGATCGTGCAGCGCCTGCAACAGATCGCCGACGCGGAGGGCATCCAGGTGGCCCCTGAGGCATTGGCCAATGTGGCCCGCCTGGCTGATGGCGGGATGCGCGACGCCCAGAGTATCTTCGACCAGCTGATTTCTTTCTGCGGCAGCGAAATCTCCGAGCAGGACGTGCTCGACGTCTATGGCCTGGCCTCGCCCCAGCAGCTCGACGACTTGCTCGAAGCGATGTTGGCGGCCGACTACGGGGCCTTGTTGGGCCACGTTGAGAGTCTGGCGCGCGAAGGCCGCGACTTGAGCCGCGTGTTGCGCGACATGCAGCAGCGCGTGCGCGAGCGCCTGCTGGAGAGCGTGCAAGGCCGCACCAGCCAGACGGAGGGCCTGCTGCGCATGCTCGACGTGTTGCAGGAGCGGGAGCGCTCGGTCCAGACGGGCCTGAACGAGCGCGTGAATTTCGAGGTGTCGCTGCTGAAGGCCGTCGAGGCCAGCCGCACCCGTGCGATCGACTCGGTGCTGCGTGACTTGAGTCGCATGGCCGGAGAGTTGCCGGAAGACACCGCGGAAAAAAAAAGCCCGGTGACAGCCTCGTAACCGGTCGCACGCCTACGCCCTTGCGCGTTCGGCCTCTCCTGACCGACGAAATCGAGCCCGAAGCGGTCGTTTTGCCGCCGTTGACGGAGGTGGAAGCACCGGCGTCGCAAGCCGTGCACCAACCCGAGAGCCGGGCGAAAGTCGATCTGGCCGGGAGTGGTGATGAGCCGCCGCTGGATTATTACGACG
The Verrucomicrobiota bacterium JB022 DNA segment above includes these coding regions:
- the dnaX gene encoding DNA polymerase III subunit gamma/tau is translated as MGEDYQVIARRWRPQSFEDLVGQEHIVRTLKNAIQTRRIAHAYLFVGPRGTGKTSTARVFAKALNAEGGPSVSPAPDAEISKAIMSGNCMDVIEIDGASNNSVEQIRDLREECQYAPAQCTYKIYIIDEVHMLSQGAFNALLKTLEEPPAHVKFIFATTEAQKVLATITSRCQRFEFRPIAPELIVQRLQQIADAEGIQVAPEALANVARLADGGMRDAQSIFDQLISFCGSEISEQDVLDVYGLASPQQLDDLLEAMLAADYGALLGHVESLAREGRDLSRVLRDMQQRVRERLLESVQGRTSQTEGLLRMLDVLQERERSVQTGLNERVNFEVSLLKAVEASRTRAIDSVLRDLSRMAGELPEDTAEKKSPVTAS